In the genome of Chloroflexota bacterium, the window CCCTGCGCGTGCTTTCCGAAGCAACCCCGGCCGTATCCGACTAACTTCGCGAAGGAGAGGGTTATGCAATTGAGTCGCAGAGCCGATTACGGAATCCGTCTGTTGCTGGAACTAGCCATGCTCCCCGAAGGAAGCCGCACATCCACGGAGGAAATCGCCGTCAAGCAGCGCATCCCGGTTACCTTCCTCAGCAAGATCGCGCGACAACTGGCCCAGGCCGGACTCGTCCGCGCCTACCCTGGGCTGGGCGGGGGGCTGGAACTGGGGCGCGACCCCCGACAACTCACCATGCTGGACGCCCTCCAGGCGCTGGAGGGGCCTGTCGCCATCGCCCGCTGCACGCTCCACCCGCACGAGTGCCCGCGCAGCCACTTCTGCCCCATGCACCAAGTCTGGAAGAAGATGGAAGCCAACATGCGCGCCGAACTCTCCCAAATCACTTTTGATCAACTGGCGCAATCCGAGCAGAAGGCCGTCGCCGGCTAGGCCCGCGCGTTCACGTCGGCGGCCCAGACCGGCGCGCACAACAAGGGAATAGGAGGAAGATATGGCGCAATCCAAACCAACCATCGGGTTCATCGGCCTGGGCATCATGGGCAAGCCGATGGCGCGCAACCTGATGCGGGCCGGCTATCCGCTCATCGCGTACAATCGCAGCCGCGCGCCGATGGACGAACTGGCCGCGGAAGGTGCGGCGACGGGCACATCGCCCGCCGACGTAGCCGCCCGCGCCGACATCGTCATCCTGATGCTGCCCGACTCGCCCGACGTGGAGCAGGTCGTCTTCGGCCCCAACGGCGTGGCCTTGGGCATCCGCCCCGGGTCGCTGCTGATAGACATGAGTTCCATCTCGCCCGTTACCGCTGTCAAGGTCGCCCAGGAACTGGGCAAGAAGGGCGTCAAGGTGCTAGATGCGCCCGTCAGCGGGGGAGATGTGGGCGCGCGCCAGGCGACGCTGTCCATCATGGTCGGCGGCCCCGAGGACGTGTTCAACGAGGCCCTGCCCGTGCTCCAGACCCTGGGCAAGAACATCGTCCTGTGCGGAGGGCATGGCGCGGGGCAGATTACGAAACTGTGCAACCAGATTCTCGTGGCGCTGCAACTGGAGGCCGTGGCCGAGGCGCTCGTGTTGGGGGCGAAGGCCGGCGTGGATCCGGCGAAGATCGTGCAGGTGCTGAGCGGCGGGCTGGCCAGGTGCGGCGTGCTGGAGACGCGCGGCATGCGCATTGTGAACCGCGACTTCACGCCTGGATTCCGCGTGCGCCTGCACTACAAGGACCTGAATAACGCGCTGGCCGCCGCCAAAGCCTACGAGGTCCCGTTGCCCGTTACGGCCCTCGTCGCCGAGATGTTCAAGCGGCTGAAGGTGGCCGGGCGCGGCGACCTGGACCACTCGGCCATCACCACGCTCTTGGAGGAACTGGCCGGAACTGTGGTGCAGAAGCAGGAAGAGTGAGGCGCGTCGGCCCATGTACGTCCTGGCGTTCGCGACCAGCCCCCGCCGAGGCGGTAACACCGACACGCTGCTGGACCACGTCCTGGCCGGCGCGCGGGCCGAAGGCGCCGACGTGGAGCGCATCGTCCTGTCCCAGTACCGCATCGCCCCGTGCATAGAATGCAACGGCTGTTGGAAAGAGGGCTTCTGCGTCGTCCAGGACGATTTTCAACCCCTGTACCCCAAACTGGAAGTGGCCGAACGCATCATCCTGGCGACGCCGATGTTTTTCGGCCACGTCTCGGCCCAAGCCAAGCAACTCATAGACCGCTGCCAGTGCTTTTACGCCCGCAAGTATATTGTGCAGCGCCCCATGCCGCCCGTGCCGCACCCGCGCCAGGGGTACCTCGTGGCGGCGGCGGGCCACCCGCGCATCAAGTTTGACTGCATGGGCCTCACCATGCGCGTCTGGATGGACGCGCTGGACGCCGCCTACGGCGGCGCGCTAGCCTTCAACAACCTGGAGAACGCCCACGATGCGGCGTCCCGCCCCTACATCCTGGAGCAGGCCCAGCAGTTCGGCAGGCAGGTCGTGCTCGGCTGACGCGCCGGCGGGGACAAATACACCGGCGCAAGTCCGATTTGACAACCCTCGCATTCTGTGGTATCATCCGCCCGAAGTAGGTTGCAGGAAGATGCTGTATCGGGATGACACAGATGAAGAAGACGCCGCCAAGATTTTCCGTGGCGGCTTTTTGCTATCTGTGCTCCGGAGACGCAAGCCCTGTCCTACAGAATACCGCAGGAGGTTGATTTTCTGACCATGGGTGAACGAGTTACAGGTACAGTCAAGTGGTTCAATCGGGTGAAGGGCTACGGCTTCATCACCCAGCCGGACGGCGCGGACGTGTTCGTCCACTACTCGGCCATTCGTGGCGAGGGCTACCGCAACCTATACGAAGGCGAGAAGGTGGAGTTCACCGTCCAGAACACCGACAAGGGCCCCCAGGCCGCCGACGTGGTGAAACTGGAA includes:
- a CDS encoding flavodoxin family protein yields the protein MYVLAFATSPRRGGNTDTLLDHVLAGARAEGADVERIVLSQYRIAPCIECNGCWKEGFCVVQDDFQPLYPKLEVAERIILATPMFFGHVSAQAKQLIDRCQCFYARKYIVQRPMPPVPHPRQGYLVAAAGHPRIKFDCMGLTMRVWMDALDAAYGGALAFNNLENAHDAASRPYILEQAQQFGRQVVLG
- a CDS encoding Rrf2 family transcriptional regulator; translated protein: MQLSRRADYGIRLLLELAMLPEGSRTSTEEIAVKQRIPVTFLSKIARQLAQAGLVRAYPGLGGGLELGRDPRQLTMLDALQALEGPVAIARCTLHPHECPRSHFCPMHQVWKKMEANMRAELSQITFDQLAQSEQKAVAG
- a CDS encoding 2-hydroxy-3-oxopropionate reductase, which translates into the protein MAQSKPTIGFIGLGIMGKPMARNLMRAGYPLIAYNRSRAPMDELAAEGAATGTSPADVAARADIVILMLPDSPDVEQVVFGPNGVALGIRPGSLLIDMSSISPVTAVKVAQELGKKGVKVLDAPVSGGDVGARQATLSIMVGGPEDVFNEALPVLQTLGKNIVLCGGHGAGQITKLCNQILVALQLEAVAEALVLGAKAGVDPAKIVQVLSGGLARCGVLETRGMRIVNRDFTPGFRVRLHYKDLNNALAAAKAYEVPLPVTALVAEMFKRLKVAGRGDLDHSAITTLLEELAGTVVQKQEE
- a CDS encoding cold shock domain-containing protein; translation: MGERVTGTVKWFNRVKGYGFITQPDGADVFVHYSAIRGEGYRNLYEGEKVEFTVQNTDKGPQAADVVKLEQ